ATGGATCAAGACATGGTGTTCCTTCCTTGGAATATGAAGAACTGCGGCGGCGATTAAAAAATGACATCCAGGAAACAtggtaaatataataatagttaattataactaaaataaattataatgaacaCATGACGCAATAGATTACATACTTAATTCTATATTGCAGGTATTATATGAGTGCtgagttaaataaatttaaaaagtacattgATAAATTCACATATGatcagagagaaaaagagatacaAAATGTGCTGAAAAATGTATGGGAACACAAGAAATCACTCATAATGAACATAGAGAAGTTAGAGAAAGTAGATGGTTATAACGAATGGCGGGAAAAGGAAGCAAAAGATTTGTCTGATCTTGTTCAGAGAAGATTTAGGTAATAGATTCTATCAttagaatattgaaatttttaatatatcaaaataaagtaatatatattttctatttacttTTTGAAGATATCTACAAAATCCTGTTGACTGTAATAAAGCGAAAAAGTTAATATGTAACTTAAATAAAGGATGTGGATTTGGTTGTCaggtaagaaaattaaatttacactaATTATGCTAATTATGCTgtcaaataatgaaataaaataaacatatttttttacagattcaTCACATCACGTACTGCTTTTTAGTAGCTTATGGTACAGAAAGaacattgataataaaatctaaaggGTGGAGATATCACAAAGACGGTTGGGAATCTGTATTCAAACCTCTCAGCGATACTTGTGTATCCACAAATGGTGCTACACATTCTATTTGGCCTGGTGATCCTTCTAAACAAGTAATATCTCTACCGATTGTAGACAATGTTTATCCTAAACCAAGATTCCAGCCACCTAGTGTACCTGCAGACTTAGCACCGAGATTAGAGAAGATTCATGGTCATCCTTTAGTTTGGTGGGTAGGGCAggtgttaaaatatttaatgcgaCCTCAAGAGCATGTGACAAGAACACTAGAGGAAGCAAAGGAGAGGCTCGGTTTTGAAAAACCTATTGTTGGTATTCATGTGCGTAGGACTGATAAAGTAGGCACTGAGGCAGCTTATCATGACATAGACGAATATATGTCTAAGGTAGAACAGTATTACGACCAGCTTGAAACTAAACCAGACGTAAAGAGAGTCTTTTTAGCTAGCGATGATCCGAAAGTGATAACAACAGCCAGAAAACGCTATcctaattatgaaataataggCGATCCGGAGATCGCGGAGACAGCAGCTGTAGCGAAACGATACTCGGATTCTTCTTTGCAAGGAATAATCATCGATATTCACCTTCTGTCAGAATGCGATTACTTGGTGTGCACATTCAGCTCTCAGGTATGTCGTGTTGCATACGAATTGATGCAGACTTTCTACGTAGACGCATACGACAGATTTACATCTCTTGATGATATATATTACTACGGA
This DNA window, taken from Linepithema humile isolate Giens D197 chromosome 7, Lhum_UNIL_v1.0, whole genome shotgun sequence, encodes the following:
- the FucT6 gene encoding alpha-(1,6)-fucosyltransferase; this translates as MAAIWSGRPGWLGKFGIALLAIWFLVLIITVIHIFKSSSFSNQDVGIVNKENTQRLAQMVNDFEILKKQNDALKNFILGEGSKSTQSDHLGFIHDKLEKASVYYDQIDHQIDGSRHGVPSLEYEELRRRLKNDIQETWYYMSAELNKFKKYIDKFTYDQREKEIQNVLKNVWEHKKSLIMNIEKLEKVDGYNEWREKEAKDLSDLVQRRFRYLQNPVDCNKAKKLICNLNKGCGFGCQIHHITYCFLVAYGTERTLIIKSKGWRYHKDGWESVFKPLSDTCVSTNGATHSIWPGDPSKQVISLPIVDNVYPKPRFQPPSVPADLAPRLEKIHGHPLVWWVGQVLKYLMRPQEHVTRTLEEAKERLGFEKPIVGIHVRRTDKVGTEAAYHDIDEYMSKVEQYYDQLETKPDVKRVFLASDDPKVITTARKRYPNYEIIGDPEIAETAAVAKRYSDSSLQGIIIDIHLLSECDYLVCTFSSQVCRVAYELMQTFYVDAYDRFTSLDDIYYYGGQNPHPHVAILDHKPRKSGELELKIGDLIDVYGNHWDGFSKGYNTRTSMTGLYPSFKVKNPIDAVDFPKYSNVPLQENKAK